One genomic window of uncultured delta proteobacterium includes the following:
- a CDS encoding conserved hypothetical protein (Evidence 4 : Homologs of previously reported genes of unknown function), translated as MGSMERLHFDAKDHELLTMVNAFLDHGPQSADPDESLFLHAALHPHGIKELALSRDFRVAYAVINLLDSFDTGHAKSRIEALRALYDEALAAPEVSFRNNTGRVLIQIMKDLVRAHGNPDTQLCLAHDFRRAATGKQRIVRKMLRRYYLLEMPETWNQIAFDNHVHDANTKGRKSPTQLIMDAWIKGLRNLDVVYYNFIEPVALSELLQAAEIMNIKVRVGVEFQPRFRGRFVQITWQPREFQDWREMLALFDREPALSLMRQGREASRYHHAYVMRLLEEYNRRHRFDLGALYGVSLDPLSEADLLELVSVGQTSRTHLAELVYKRIVSAFEAGMDERRARYAAGGDAEKKALHDLVAAVNRLTPESIYAEWLGREKNPSVILPADKTGDESLPPIRRLSPAELVRMLTTIHSPCHISLNLTDLEAEDVLELLYLCDGNISHLEMFNLKNYEDGKMAGIRAISELQAAVNGGSAIALKRLIRKYLARIAGEGGAESERARLFQDILCNIPRLQGYYSIKPLGARLGSDSTSRSSKVHGMGFAAVATLPTRARRLVAAKRSSYKLLPFSYPVYRQATYLPGPPTGIRAFFGRLFRRIPLLRNIGDIKKQTWLVDEKGVRYNTRAHSLVTLGGFMRDRHAPITLQEAPGAKCSPPGYAYLNTTVKNFCKVMTGFLLTVATFQYTQSWWFLAWFGPVIWFGITGGRNVVQALLGGGGLGRTPLLKWNDYISWSRLSDSLLYTGISVPLLELGVRILLLEKLFSVTSASNPAFFYTVMSIINGLYIAGHNIFRGLPREAVIGNLFRSVIAIPVSIFYDSAAMGLFVLCNWPVEYVIQSAAVLSKLSSDTVAAIIEGPADKAAFERSRHWDYETKFSQFFVFASRVEVAFPDKDVVELFRNPAEFVARAGDAHRDFVTILAIDALDFLYFWMYQPRARSALVKELAAMSAEEREIFASSQMILASVPLMSQMLVDGLVGANFAGVLSFYLARYEEYLGAISGLTGMDLLPPENARKKALAKGGRGR; from the coding sequence ATGGGCAGCATGGAAAGGCTCCATTTTGACGCAAAGGATCATGAGCTGCTCACCATGGTCAACGCTTTCCTGGACCACGGCCCGCAAAGCGCGGACCCGGACGAAAGCCTGTTTCTGCACGCGGCCCTGCACCCGCACGGCATCAAGGAACTTGCCCTGTCGCGTGATTTCCGGGTGGCCTACGCGGTCATCAACCTGCTTGATTCCTTTGACACGGGCCACGCGAAAAGCCGCATCGAGGCGCTGCGCGCGCTGTACGACGAGGCCCTGGCCGCGCCCGAGGTTTCGTTCCGCAACAACACGGGCCGGGTGTTGATCCAGATCATGAAGGATCTTGTCCGCGCCCACGGCAACCCGGATACGCAGCTCTGCCTGGCCCACGATTTCCGCAGGGCGGCCACGGGCAAGCAGCGGATCGTGCGCAAAATGCTGCGGCGGTATTATCTTTTGGAAATGCCGGAGACGTGGAACCAGATAGCCTTTGACAACCACGTGCACGACGCCAACACCAAGGGCCGCAAATCCCCGACCCAGCTCATCATGGACGCCTGGATCAAGGGGCTGCGCAACCTGGATGTGGTCTACTACAACTTTATCGAGCCCGTGGCACTCTCCGAACTGCTCCAGGCCGCCGAGATCATGAACATCAAGGTGCGGGTCGGGGTGGAATTCCAGCCCCGGTTCCGCGGCAGGTTTGTGCAGATCACCTGGCAGCCCAGGGAATTCCAGGACTGGCGCGAAATGCTGGCCCTGTTCGACCGGGAGCCCGCCTTAAGCCTCATGCGGCAGGGCAGGGAGGCTTCCCGCTACCACCATGCCTACGTCATGCGCCTCCTGGAGGAATATAACCGCAGGCACCGCTTCGACCTGGGGGCGCTGTACGGGGTGAGCCTGGACCCCTTGTCCGAGGCGGACCTGCTCGAGCTTGTCAGCGTCGGGCAGACCTCGCGCACGCACCTGGCGGAGCTGGTTTACAAGCGGATCGTCTCGGCTTTTGAGGCCGGTATGGACGAGCGCCGCGCACGGTACGCGGCGGGCGGCGATGCGGAAAAAAAGGCGTTGCACGATCTGGTAGCCGCGGTGAACCGCCTGACGCCGGAAAGCATTTATGCGGAATGGCTGGGCAGGGAAAAGAACCCCTCGGTCATCCTGCCCGCCGACAAGACCGGGGACGAATCCCTCCCGCCGATCCGCCGCCTTTCCCCGGCGGAACTGGTGCGGATGCTGACCACCATCCATTCCCCCTGCCATATCTCGCTCAACCTCACGGACCTTGAGGCCGAGGACGTGCTTGAGCTCCTGTACCTGTGCGACGGCAATATCAGCCACCTTGAGATGTTCAATCTCAAGAACTACGAGGACGGCAAAATGGCCGGGATCAGGGCCATCAGCGAATTGCAGGCCGCCGTCAACGGCGGCAGCGCCATCGCGCTGAAACGGCTGATCCGCAAATACCTTGCGCGCATCGCGGGGGAGGGGGGGGCGGAATCGGAACGCGCCCGCCTGTTCCAGGATATTTTGTGCAATATCCCCAGGCTGCAAGGGTATTATTCCATAAAACCCCTGGGCGCGCGGCTCGGGAGCGATTCCACCAGCCGGTCCTCCAAGGTCCACGGCATGGGGTTTGCCGCCGTTGCAACGCTGCCCACGCGGGCGCGCAGGCTGGTGGCGGCCAAGCGCTCTTCCTACAAGCTGCTGCCGTTTTCCTACCCGGTCTACCGCCAGGCGACCTATCTTCCCGGCCCGCCGACCGGGATACGGGCCTTTTTCGGCAGGCTTTTCCGGCGCATCCCGCTGCTCAGGAACATCGGCGACATCAAAAAGCAAACCTGGCTGGTGGATGAAAAAGGGGTGCGGTACAATACCCGCGCCCACTCCCTGGTGACGCTCGGCGGCTTCATGCGCGACCGGCACGCGCCCATCACCCTGCAAGAAGCTCCCGGCGCGAAATGTTCCCCTCCGGGGTACGCCTATCTGAACACCACGGTCAAAAACTTCTGCAAAGTGATGACCGGTTTTCTGCTCACGGTCGCCACGTTTCAATATACGCAAAGCTGGTGGTTCCTGGCCTGGTTCGGCCCGGTCATCTGGTTCGGCATCACGGGCGGGCGCAACGTGGTGCAGGCTCTTTTGGGCGGCGGCGGGCTTGGGCGGACCCCGCTCCTGAAGTGGAACGACTACATAAGCTGGTCCCGGCTCAGCGATTCGCTTCTGTACACGGGCATTTCCGTCCCGCTGCTGGAACTTGGCGTGCGCATCCTCCTGCTGGAGAAGCTGTTCAGCGTGACCTCGGCCAGCAATCCGGCCTTTTTCTACACGGTCATGTCCATTATCAACGGCCTGTATATCGCGGGGCACAACATCTTCCGGGGGCTGCCCCGTGAGGCGGTTATCGGTAACTTATTCCGCAGCGTCATCGCCATCCCGGTCTCCATCTTCTACGATTCAGCCGCCATGGGCCTTTTTGTCCTGTGCAACTGGCCCGTGGAATATGTGATCCAGAGCGCGGCGGTGCTCTCCAAACTCTCCTCCGACACGGTGGCCGCCATCATCGAAGGCCCGGCGGACAAGGCGGCCTTTGAGCGGAGCCGCCATTGGGATTACGAGACGAAGTTCTCCCAGTTTTTCGTTTTTGCCAGCAGGGTCGAGGTGGCTTTCCCGGACAAGGACGTGGTGGAGCTTTTCCGCAACCCCGCGGAGTTTGTGGCGCGGGCCGGGGATGCGCACCGGGATTTTGTGACGATACTCGCCATTGATGCGCTGGATTTTCTCTATTTCTGGATGTACCAGCCCAGGGCCCGCAGCGCTCTGGTAAAGGAACTGGCCGCCATGTCGGCCGAGGAGCGGGAAATTTTCGCCTCTTCCCAGATGATTCTCGCCAGCGTTCCGCTCATGAGCCAGATGCTGGTGGACGGGCTCGTGGGCGCGAACTTCGCCGGGGTTCTCTCGTTCTACCTTGCCCGGTACGAGGAATATCTCGGCGCCATCAGCGGCCTGACGGGCATGGACTTGCTGCCGCCGGAGAACGCGCGTAAAAAGGCGCTGGCAAAAGGCGGGCGCGGGCGCTGA
- a CDS encoding conserved hypothetical protein (Evidence 4 : Homologs of previously reported genes of unknown function), with protein sequence MPNLLSFPASVRDDSREFFQTLFRASGDVRVERIVSHGHVTPPGTWYDQEEDEWVAVLEGEARIAYPDGKEVCLGRGDQLFLPRRVAHRVAYTSAPCVWLAVFGDFSPEPS encoded by the coding sequence ATGCCCAATCTCCTTTCCTTCCCCGCGAGTGTGCGGGACGACAGCCGGGAATTTTTCCAGACCCTGTTCCGCGCATCCGGGGACGTCCGCGTGGAGCGCATCGTTTCCCACGGGCACGTCACGCCGCCGGGCACATGGTATGACCAGGAAGAGGACGAGTGGGTGGCCGTCCTTGAGGGGGAGGCCCGCATCGCCTATCCGGACGGGAAGGAAGTGTGCCTGGGCAGAGGTGACCAGCTTTTTCTTCCCCGCCGCGTCGCGCACCGGGTCGCGTACACGAGCGCGCCGTGCGTCTGGCTGGCTGTTTTCGGGGATTTTTCGCCGGAACCGAGTTGA
- a CDS encoding putative GntR family transcriptional regulator (Evidence 3 : Function proposed based on presence of conserved amino acid motif, structural feature or limited homology), with protein sequence MLPKIGNNKSLSQQAYDAIKKAILTNEFKPKDILREEALADSLGISRTPLRAALKRLQYEKLVVVNSAKQTFVSEVKTEDMARVFVFRFAVEPMAARVAAALIGKKGLGRIEECLASHAACVKERNVEKAIVLELLFNTLLAECTENEFLIDGTEMINTYVQRFLSVANSTVRNVPLSLEEHGRIFEALKAHDAKAAEAQTNEHLSRVVARFGFTLPF encoded by the coding sequence ATGCTGCCCAAGATCGGGAATAACAAATCCCTGTCCCAGCAGGCGTATGACGCCATCAAAAAAGCCATTCTGACCAACGAGTTCAAACCCAAGGACATCCTCAGGGAAGAGGCGCTCGCCGACAGCCTGGGCATCAGCAGGACGCCGCTGCGCGCCGCGCTGAAACGGCTGCAATACGAAAAACTGGTCGTGGTCAACTCCGCCAAGCAGACCTTCGTTTCCGAGGTGAAAACAGAGGACATGGCCAGGGTTTTCGTATTCCGGTTCGCCGTGGAGCCCATGGCGGCCAGAGTCGCCGCCGCCCTGATCGGCAAAAAGGGGCTGGGCAGAATTGAGGAATGCCTCGCCAGCCACGCCGCCTGCGTCAAGGAGCGCAATGTCGAGAAGGCCATCGTGCTTGAACTTTTGTTCAACACGCTGCTCGCCGAGTGCACGGAAAACGAGTTCCTCATCGACGGCACCGAGATGATAAACACCTACGTGCAGCGCTTTTTGTCCGTGGCCAACTCCACCGTGCGGAACGTGCCGCTCTCGCTGGAAGAACACGGGCGGATCTTCGAGGCCCTGAAAGCGCATGACGCAAAGGCGGCGGAAGCGCAGACAAACGAGCATCTTTCCAGGGTCGTTGCCCGCTTCGGGTTCACCCTGCCGTTCTAG
- the ugpE gene encoding glycerol-3-phosphate transporter subunit; membrane component of ABC superfamily (Evidence 2a : Function of homologous gene experimentally demonstrated in an other organism; PubMedId : 3062310; Product type t : transporter) — MVERKGMHRIVSHLILLLGCGLVLLPIYIALVAASHEASALIGNTPLWFGGRLIENVSSVLGHGLQAAGGAPVWRMLVNSLVMALGIAAGKIAISLTAAFAIVYFKFPGRGVCFFLIFITLMLPVEVRIVPTFEVATNLGLVDSYMGLILPLIASATATFLYRQFFLTIPEELLEAARIDGAGAWRFFKDIALPLSRTNTAALFVVTFIYGWNQYLWPLLVTNQESMYTVVMAIQRMVNVPDAPVEWNLVMTTALLGLLPPLMVVLCMQQLFIKGLIEQEK, encoded by the coding sequence ATGGTCGAACGCAAAGGCATGCACAGAATCGTCAGCCACCTCATTCTGCTTCTCGGCTGCGGCCTGGTTCTGCTGCCGATTTACATCGCGCTGGTGGCGGCCAGCCACGAGGCTTCCGCGCTGATCGGCAATACGCCCCTCTGGTTCGGCGGCAGGCTGATCGAAAACGTCTCCTCCGTGCTCGGGCACGGCCTGCAGGCCGCCGGCGGCGCGCCGGTCTGGCGGATGCTCGTCAACAGCCTGGTCATGGCGCTCGGCATCGCGGCCGGGAAAATAGCCATCTCCCTGACGGCCGCGTTCGCCATCGTCTATTTCAAATTTCCCGGCCGGGGGGTCTGCTTTTTCCTTATTTTCATCACCCTGATGCTGCCGGTGGAAGTGCGCATCGTGCCCACCTTTGAGGTCGCCACCAACCTCGGGCTCGTTGACAGCTACATGGGCCTTATTCTGCCGCTCATCGCCTCGGCCACAGCCACCTTTTTGTACCGGCAGTTTTTCCTGACCATCCCGGAGGAACTGCTTGAAGCCGCGCGGATCGACGGCGCGGGCGCTTGGCGGTTTTTCAAGGATATCGCGCTGCCGCTCTCCCGCACCAACACGGCCGCCCTGTTCGTGGTCACGTTCATCTACGGCTGGAACCAGTACCTCTGGCCGCTGCTCGTGACCAACCAGGAGAGCATGTACACCGTGGTCATGGCCATCCAGCGCATGGTGAACGTGCCGGACGCGCCGGTGGAGTGGAACCTGGTCATGACGACGGCGCTGCTCGGGCTGCTGCCGCCGCTCATGGTGGTGCTGTGCATGCAACAGCTCTTTATCAAGGGACTTATCGAGCAGGAAAAGTAA
- the ugpA gene encoding glycerol-3-phosphate transporter subunit; membrane component of ABC superfamily (Evidence 2a : Function of homologous gene experimentally demonstrated in an other organism; PubMedId : 3062310; Product type t : transporter), whose protein sequence is MQEKRVAFTNPKTFWLAAAFVLPQLAVTAVFFFYPAGQAILGSFFMEDAFGTSKMFVGLANYETLLTSGDYLHTLWVTAVFSVAVVLIAMGLALLMAIVADQALSGARVYKSIAVVPYAVAPPLAGVLWLFLFNPSGGAMTQVLSWFGVTWNHMMNGDQALLLVILAASWKQISYNFLFFLAGLQAIPKSLVEAAAIDGAGFWRRFATIIFPLLSPTTFFLLVVNTIYSLFETFGIVHAVTSGGPAKATETLIYKVYNDGFVGLDFGGSSAQSVILMLMVIALTFLQFRFIEKNVSY, encoded by the coding sequence ATGCAGGAAAAACGCGTCGCCTTCACCAACCCGAAAACCTTCTGGCTCGCGGCCGCCTTCGTGTTGCCGCAACTCGCGGTAACGGCCGTCTTCTTTTTCTACCCGGCCGGGCAGGCCATTCTCGGCTCCTTTTTCATGGAAGACGCCTTCGGCACCTCCAAAATGTTCGTCGGGCTTGCCAACTACGAGACGCTGCTCACCAGCGGCGATTACCTGCACACCCTCTGGGTGACGGCCGTTTTCAGCGTCGCGGTGGTGCTCATCGCCATGGGGCTGGCGCTCCTGATGGCCATTGTGGCGGACCAGGCCCTTTCCGGGGCCAGGGTCTACAAGAGCATCGCGGTCGTCCCCTACGCCGTTGCCCCGCCCCTGGCCGGGGTTTTGTGGCTGTTTCTGTTCAACCCCTCCGGCGGCGCCATGACCCAGGTTCTCTCCTGGTTCGGCGTCACCTGGAACCATATGATGAACGGCGACCAGGCGCTGCTGCTGGTGATTCTTGCGGCTTCCTGGAAACAGATATCGTACAATTTTCTCTTTTTCCTCGCCGGGTTACAGGCCATCCCCAAATCCCTGGTGGAAGCGGCGGCCATAGACGGCGCGGGCTTTTGGCGGCGGTTCGCCACCATCATTTTCCCGCTGCTGTCCCCGACCACCTTTTTCCTGCTGGTGGTCAACACCATTTACAGCCTTTTCGAAACCTTCGGCATCGTGCACGCGGTAACCAGCGGCGGCCCGGCAAAAGCCACGGAAACGCTCATCTACAAGGTTTACAACGACGGGTTCGTCGGCCTTGATTTCGGCGGATCCTCGGCCCAATCCGTGATCCTGATGCTCATGGTCATCGCGCTCACGTTTCTGCAGTTCCGGTTTATCGAAAAGAACGTCTCATATTAA
- the ugpB gene encoding glycerol-3-phosphate transporter subunit; periplasmic-binding component of ABC superfamily (Evidence 2a : Function of homologous gene experimentally demonstrated in an other organism; PubMedId : 3062310; Product type t : transporter) encodes MILKQAKRLLMVGLLCLLPGTALAAPIQIQFWHGMGGELNDITNELVKNFNASQNKYEVVPVYKGTYDQVMTAAIAAFRAKKAPHLVQIYEVGTASMMAAKGVIKPVHEIMAAAKTPIDPKMFLAPIAAYYSTPDGKLLSMPFNCSTTVLYYNKSAMKKAGLDPEKFPATWPEVAAVGKKMKDAGAVKFGMVSGWQSWVQLESFSTWHNVPFASKENGMAGLDAELLANSALHVKHIDFLSQQMKEGNMTYTGRKSEPINTFTNGEAGILMNSSGSYAAVTIGAKKTGFDWGVAMIPYWPDVKGAPQNTLIGGGTIWALSGHPKDEDAGIAAFFNFLLKPENQSNFHMVTGYLPLTMEGYELTKKNGFYEKNPGTDIGILSLTQKAPTPNSKGLRLGNMSQLRDVADEELEAVWSGKKDAKTALDAFVKRGNEILRRFEKVNK; translated from the coding sequence ATGATTCTGAAACAGGCCAAACGTCTTCTTATGGTCGGGCTCCTCTGCCTCTTGCCGGGAACGGCCCTCGCCGCTCCCATCCAGATCCAGTTCTGGCACGGCATGGGCGGCGAACTGAACGACATAACCAACGAACTTGTCAAAAATTTCAACGCCTCCCAAAATAAATACGAAGTCGTGCCCGTGTACAAAGGCACCTACGACCAGGTCATGACGGCGGCCATCGCCGCGTTCCGCGCGAAGAAAGCCCCGCACCTCGTGCAGATTTACGAAGTGGGCACAGCCAGCATGATGGCCGCCAAGGGCGTCATCAAGCCGGTGCACGAAATCATGGCCGCCGCCAAAACGCCCATTGACCCGAAAATGTTCCTGGCGCCCATCGCCGCCTACTACAGCACGCCGGACGGCAAGCTTCTCTCCATGCCGTTCAACTGCTCGACCACCGTTCTCTACTACAACAAATCAGCCATGAAAAAGGCCGGGCTCGACCCGGAAAAATTCCCGGCCACCTGGCCGGAAGTCGCGGCCGTGGGCAAAAAGATGAAGGACGCCGGGGCCGTGAAGTTCGGCATGGTTTCCGGCTGGCAGAGCTGGGTGCAGCTTGAAAGCTTCTCCACCTGGCACAACGTTCCCTTTGCCAGCAAGGAAAACGGCATGGCGGGCCTGGATGCCGAGCTCCTGGCCAACAGCGCCCTGCACGTGAAGCACATCGACTTCCTCTCCCAGCAGATGAAGGAAGGCAACATGACCTACACGGGCCGGAAGTCCGAGCCCATCAACACCTTCACCAACGGCGAGGCCGGGATTCTCATGAACTCCTCCGGATCTTACGCGGCCGTGACCATCGGCGCGAAGAAGACCGGCTTTGACTGGGGCGTGGCCATGATTCCCTACTGGCCCGACGTTAAAGGCGCCCCGCAGAACACCCTTATCGGCGGCGGCACCATCTGGGCGCTGTCCGGCCACCCGAAGGACGAAGATGCGGGTATCGCGGCCTTCTTCAACTTCCTCCTGAAGCCGGAAAACCAGTCCAACTTCCACATGGTGACCGGGTACCTGCCCCTCACCATGGAAGGCTACGAACTGACCAAGAAAAACGGCTTCTATGAAAAGAACCCCGGCACGGACATCGGCATCCTGTCCCTGACGCAGAAGGCGCCCACCCCCAACTCCAAGGGGCTCCGCCTCGGCAACATGAGCCAGCTCCGCGACGTGGCGGACGAAGAGCTTGAAGCCGTATGGTCCGGCAAGAAGGACGCGAAAACCGCCCTCGACGCATTTGTCAAGCGCGGCAACGAAATCCTCCGTCGTTTCGAAAAGGTGAACAAGTAA
- a CDS encoding putative NUDIX hydrolase (Evidence 3 : Function proposed based on presence of conserved amino acid motif, structural feature or limited homology), whose amino-acid sequence MAEKEEKKGSVIVVFAFIRQGGELLLVERAFPPYRGVRTIPGGHKKRGEELKEACCREMAEETGLRIDSLRFAGVMQVHRPDNPGPEYLCAYFVADAFSGTVTESAEGSLAWTKMAAIHDDPGTHPALRALLPFIERGEFPFTAEAHTDGEGRGVYTVTGPGKDAAPVSKHYG is encoded by the coding sequence ATGGCTGAGAAAGAAGAAAAAAAAGGTTCCGTTATCGTTGTGTTCGCCTTTATCCGGCAAGGCGGCGAGTTGCTCCTGGTGGAGCGGGCGTTCCCGCCCTACCGGGGTGTGCGGACGATCCCCGGCGGGCATAAAAAACGCGGCGAGGAACTCAAGGAAGCCTGTTGCCGCGAAATGGCCGAGGAAACCGGGCTGCGGATCGATTCGCTCCGGTTCGCGGGGGTTATGCAGGTTCACCGTCCCGACAACCCCGGGCCGGAATATCTGTGCGCGTATTTCGTGGCCGACGCGTTTTCCGGTACGGTTACGGAGAGCGCCGAGGGCTCCCTTGCCTGGACGAAAATGGCGGCCATCCATGATGATCCGGGCACGCACCCGGCCTTGCGCGCGCTTTTGCCCTTCATCGAGCGCGGTGAGTTTCCTTTTACGGCGGAAGCGCATACCGACGGCGAGGGCAGGGGGGTGTACACCGTTACCGGGCCGGGGAAGGACGCCGCCCCGGTATCGAAGCACTACGGCTGA
- a CDS encoding putative transcription regulator protein (Evidence 3 : Function proposed based on presence of conserved amino acid motif, structural feature or limited homology), whose product MYINSIERPQSLTEIAADRLRTAITEGTFSMGQPLSENMLANLFNISKTPIKQALTELRNEGLVVIVPQKGTYVFTATPEDLHQMTELREALEVKGLHCAFARNRKKLVSDLDYIYKHMLRTREEGDTLEYLRLDALFHQSIMTLSANEYLLAAYKLIAVKARAMLFHLSDRPLERKEHFEEHGLIMESLKKGDVETAAAVLRKHVYRHSHIDFSRLDDVSLHNEPLAADRIR is encoded by the coding sequence ATGTATATCAATTCCATCGAGCGGCCCCAGTCCCTGACGGAGATTGCGGCGGACCGCCTGCGGACGGCCATTACGGAAGGCACCTTTTCCATGGGGCAGCCTTTGTCCGAGAATATGCTCGCCAATTTGTTCAACATCAGCAAAACGCCCATCAAGCAGGCCCTTACGGAACTGCGCAACGAGGGGCTTGTGGTGATCGTCCCGCAAAAGGGCACCTACGTGTTCACCGCAACGCCCGAAGACCTGCACCAGATGACGGAGCTCCGGGAAGCTCTGGAAGTGAAAGGCCTGCATTGCGCGTTCGCGAGAAACCGGAAGAAGCTCGTTTCCGATCTGGATTATATCTACAAGCACATGCTGCGGACGCGGGAAGAGGGCGACACGCTGGAGTACCTGCGGCTTGACGCCCTGTTCCACCAGTCGATCATGACGCTTTCCGCCAACGAGTATTTGCTTGCGGCCTACAAGCTGATAGCGGTCAAGGCGCGGGCCATGCTTTTCCATCTGTCCGACAGGCCCCTTGAGCGCAAGGAGCATTTTGAGGAGCACGGGCTTATCATGGAAAGCCTCAAAAAGGGCGATGTGGAAACCGCCGCCGCCGTGTTGCGCAAGCACGTCTACCGCCATTCGCACATCGATTTTTCCCGCCTGGATGATGTGAGCCTGCACAACGAGCCGCTGGCGGCGGACAGAATCCGTTAG
- a CDS encoding LysR family transcriptional regulator has product MTKKMQLLPEKVNWALLHTYLVIVEKRNLSLAAARLNLTQSAVSHSLKKLEAQVGARLLERSHRHFSLTEQGQMLHEAALSMYRELGRLDDSLRREGSAISDTISILILSRVQNETFDEFLMGFRQRYPKIKLQLETMLSADILNRLNQKISAIGLTLCGREMKNLNRVLLLPQRYALYCGKHHPLFAKEKIRKQDLRAQPFVSWFSDQLGDTLSPLTVFREAEQLTGEVVAHINSIDELRRLIYIGYGIGCLPEHLARKDEIEGNLRRLPPEKGIADVPIYLVWHKQRKLKLAEIAFMEGLCATFNQEEAWREASRAQGTGTFGQSDA; this is encoded by the coding sequence ATGACAAAAAAAATGCAACTTTTGCCGGAAAAAGTAAACTGGGCTTTACTCCACACCTATCTGGTCATCGTGGAGAAAAGAAACCTGAGCCTTGCGGCGGCACGTCTCAATCTGACGCAGTCCGCCGTCAGCCATAGCCTCAAGAAGCTCGAAGCCCAGGTGGGCGCGCGCCTGCTCGAGCGGAGCCACAGGCACTTCAGCCTGACGGAACAAGGGCAGATGCTGCACGAGGCGGCGCTCAGCATGTACCGGGAACTGGGACGGCTGGACGATTCCCTGCGCCGGGAGGGCAGCGCCATCTCCGACACCATCAGCATCCTGATCCTCAGCCGGGTGCAGAACGAGACCTTTGACGAGTTTCTCATGGGGTTCAGGCAGCGCTACCCCAAGATAAAATTGCAGCTGGAAACCATGCTGAGCGCCGACATACTGAACAGGCTCAACCAGAAAATCAGCGCCATAGGCCTTACGCTGTGCGGCCGCGAAATGAAAAACCTGAACCGGGTCCTTCTGCTGCCCCAGCGCTACGCGCTTTACTGCGGCAAGCATCACCCCCTGTTCGCCAAGGAAAAAATCCGCAAGCAGGATCTGCGCGCGCAACCCTTCGTCTCCTGGTTCAGCGACCAGCTGGGGGACACGCTCTCTCCCCTGACCGTGTTCCGGGAGGCGGAGCAGCTCACCGGCGAAGTGGTGGCCCACATAAACAGCATTGACGAGCTGCGGCGGCTTATCTACATCGGGTACGGCATCGGCTGCCTGCCGGAGCACCTGGCCAGGAAGGACGAGATCGAGGGCAACCTTCGCCGCCTCCCGCCGGAAAAGGGCATAGCGGACGTACCCATTTACCTCGTGTGGCATAAACAGCGGAAACTCAAACTGGCTGAAATCGCGTTCATGGAAGGCCTGTGCGCGACCTTCAACCAGGAGGAAGCCTGGCGGGAGGCCTCGCGGGCCCAAGGGACGGGAACCTTCGGGCAATCCGATGCGTAG
- a CDS encoding transposase (fragment) — protein MSATLEAQGFFAHPYHSWERGLNENSNGLLRQYFPKGVSLASVTQDEIIAAMCRLNWRPRKCLGFKTPYEVFLEDANTQGLGVAL, from the coding sequence GTGTCAGCTACACTCGAGGCTCAGGGATTTTTTGCGCACCCCTACCATTCGTGGGAGCGTGGCTTGAACGAGAACTCCAATGGCCTTCTACGCCAATACTTCCCCAAGGGGGTAAGCTTGGCATCGGTCACGCAAGATGAGATCATAGCGGCAATGTGCCGCTTGAACTGGCGGCCTAGAAAATGCCTTGGGTTTAAGACACCCTATGAAGTTTTTTTAGAAGACGCCAATACCCAAGGACTGGGTGTTGCACTTTGA